Below is a genomic region from Brassica oleracea var. oleracea cultivar TO1000 chromosome C9, BOL, whole genome shotgun sequence.
GCTACCTACAACAATAAGCAGCAGACTGAGCCTCCGAAGCTGGAATCAACGGCAAATAAAGAAAATGCAGCACCACAACGCAACAATGTGAGACCAAGATTACAGCACACTGATGCAGAGCTTGATCGTATGAGAAGAGATAAGGTCTGTTTCAAGTGCAAAGCACCGTGGTCCCCTGCGCACAACAAGGAATGTCCAAATCGTATGTTAAGAGTACTTACAGTGATCAATGGGTTTGAACTTGAAGTGCTTGATTTTGTGGAAGAAGAAGAGTTACAAGCACACACGACTACCCAAGTTCTACACACGTTGTCACTGAATGCGTATTTGGGCATTGACTCTCTAAAGACTACGAAGATGAGAGGCTACATTAAGAATCAAGAGGTGATAGTCATGCTCGATAGTGGAGCATCTCACAACTTCATTTCACCTGAAGTTGTGAACAAGCTACGACTGAAATTTTCTGCTGATAGTAGCTTGGACGTGTTGTTGGGTAATGGAGTGACTGTGAACGCATTGGGAGTTTGCCATGCAGTCACATTCCAATTAATCCAAACCAACTTCACAAGTGACTTCATCTCTCTTGAACTGCGGAATGTCGATGTGATACTGGGTATTCAATGGCTTGAAACCTTAGGCGTATGCGAAGTGGACTGGAGGGAACAGGTCCTTTCATTCGTCTATGGAGGGAACAAAGTGACTCTGTTAGGTGAGAAGTCCCTACATTGCACTAAGTTCTCTTTCAAGTCCTTGAAACCAGTCTATACAAGTGGTAAGAAAGGAGGAGAAGTGCCTCTTGCCTCTTCTATAGCAACATCCGCATTTCCAGAAGTTCGTAATCAACTCTCGATGATACTCCAAGAATATGCAGACGTGTTTGCAGTTCCTACATCACTGCCTCCAGTTCGTGGAAAGGAGCACGCTATTATTCTCAAACCAGGAGTATCATCTGTCTCTGTTCGTCCTTATCGATATCCTCATGCAAGTAAAATTGCTATGGAAGATATGGTCAATGAAATTCTCAGGAGCGGAATTATCAGGCCAAGCACAAGTCTTTTTTCGAGTCCAGTACTATTGGTCAAGAAGAAAGATGGCTCATTGAGGTTTTGTGTGGACTACAGAGGACTTAACAGAGCGACAGTATTGGATAAATATCCAATTCATGTTATTGATCAACTACTTGATGAGCTACACGGAGCAAAAGTATTCACGAAATTGGATTTAAGATCCGGGTATCATCAAATTCGAATGATGGAGTCTGACATCGAAAAAACAGCTTTTCGTACAGTAGAAGGCCATTATGAATTTCTGGTGATGCCATTCGGCCTTACCAACGCTCCAGCTACATTTCAAGCTCTGATGAATCAAGTATTCAAGCCATTCCTTCGGCGGTTCGTACTTGTATTTTTTGATGACATTCTGATATATAGTGTTGATCATGAGACTCACGAAGAGCATGCACGACGGGTATTACAAGACAACCTCGCTTTACCAAACTTTCAAGAGGTGTTTGTGATTGAATCAGATGCATCAGGTTTTGGTTTGGGCGCAGTATTGATGCAAAACAAAAGACCTATTGCTTTCTTTAGTCACGCATTGACACCTCGTGAACAAATGAAGCCTGCATATGAACGGAAGCTGATGGCAATCGTAATGGCTATAAGAAAGTGGAAACATTACTTGTTGGGTCGTAAGTTTCATGTGCACACAGACCAACGAAGTTTGAAATTTTTATTAGAACAGAAGGAGGTGAATATGGAGTATCAGCGATGGTTGACGAAGATTTTGGGTTTTGATTTTGACATCTTCTACAAACCTGGTCCGGAAAACAAGGTAGCTGATGGATTATCTCGATCAATGTCAGTATCTTCTCTGTTGTTGGCGCTCACAGTTCCAACAGTGCTGCAATGGGAAGATCTTTACAAGGAGATCGCAGATGATACACGGATACAAGCTACAATCAAGCAGTTGTTGAGTGGAGAGTTGAGTTCAAAGAAGTATCAAGTTGTGGACGGGAAATTATGGTCTAAGAGGCGCTTGGTGATTCCTAAAACATCTCGATTCATTCCTCTCATATTAAAGGAATCACACGACAGTATGATGGGTGGTCACTCATGAGTATTAAAGACCGTTAAAAGAGTTCAATGTTCTTTCTTTTGGAAGGGTATGTACAAGCAAATTCAGAAGTATGTTGCTGCTTGTGGGATATGTCAAACACACAAGCATTCGACTTTGTCTCCAGCAGGGTTACTTCAACCTCTACCAATACCAGACCTAGTGTGGGATGATATCAACATGGATTTTATTGAAGGATTGCCAACGTCGAATGGATTTAACGTCATTCTGGTGGTGATAGATCGTCTCAGTAAGTTTGCTCACTTCATAAGCCTTAAACATCCGTTCACTGCTTTGGATGTTGCAAAGAAGTTCGTTAATGAAGTGGTCAAACTACATGGTTTTCCAAGGAGCATTGTTTCTGACCGGGATCGCATTTTTCTGAGTTCTTTTTGGAGCGAGGTGTTTCGTTTGGCAGGAACAACGTTGAAGTACAGTACTGCTTTTCACCCTCAAACGGATGGACAGTCGGAGGTGCTTAATCGCTGCCTTGAGACTTACTTGAGGTGTTTTTCATCTACACATCCAAGATCATGGCATTCTTATTTGGCGTGAGCAGAGTTATGGTATAACACCACCTACCATAAGTCTTTGAAAACAACGCCATTTAAAGTGATCTATGGAAGGGATCCTCCTCCTCTGTTGCGTTTTGAACCAGGATCTACTTCAAATTTTGAGTTGGAAAGAGCATTACTTGAACGTGATGAAGCCCTGGAAGCATTAAAACAGACCTTATCGAGGGCTCAGGACATAATGAAACAGCAGGCAGATAAGTCGCGAAGGGAAGTTGAGTTCTCAGTAGGGGATATGGTCTTTTTGAAGCTTCAGCCTTATCGTCAGAAGACAGTGTCACGACGTGTATGTCAGAAGTTAGCGGCAAAATTCTACGGACCTTATAAGGTGATTGAACGTATAGGGAAAACAGCATATAAGCTTCTACTTCCTCCAGAAGCTCGTATTCACGTGGTTTTCCATATTTCACAACTTAAATTGGCACTTGGTCCGCAAGAGCAGTGTAGTTTGTTGCCGCCAGGATGTGTTACCGTCGATGATGAAGTGATTGAACCAGAAGACGTCTTGGAGAAACGCTATAATTCAACAGGAGATTTGGAGTTGTTGGTACAGTGGCAAGGGAAGTCAGCTCTTGAGAATTCTTGGTTGTTGTATGAGGAATTCAAAACTCGCTTTCCGTCTTACCAGCTTGAGGGCAAGCTGGATTTCGTTGGGAGAAGTATTGATAGGTTCAAGAAGTCATATTATAGAAGAAAGAAGGGAAAGGAAGCTGTGGAGGAAGAGGAATGAAGCTATGAGGTGTTTGAATGAAGAGAGTCAAGGAGAACCTTCTGAAACAATGACAGTCTTTACAGCTTTACGTAGTAGTATATAAACTATACTCATATTCATTTTACAGATTATGCTTGATGTTGTCAGTTAGAGACGTTATGAGTCTTTACTTCACAGTCGTTATGAGACTGGTGGATTTATGCTAAGTTCGTCATGAAAGTTTAGTTCGATTCACACTCAAGCTGTATCTTTCATTCTCATTCATAATATTAGGGTACTTTCCTTTTACATAGATCTACAATCTATCATATTCTCTCTCTCTCGTTAGTTTTTAACAAGTTCCTTGCGTGTATCTATTATCTAATTTGTATCTTGATTTAGATTTAAAAAAAAAACGTATGGTTAGAGTAAGAGTATCCACAGTTGGTTCACAACCCATTTTTTTCATTTTTAATAGCTCAAAAACCTCCTTCCCCTGTTCTTAGTATCCGCATTAACACATCGTATGTGCTG
It encodes:
- the LOC106315243 gene encoding uncharacterized protein LOC106315243; the protein is MVETRNGGDREKTISADAAKSMDLHQIQDEIELAKHNHEKLAQSDRVTTKKLDSVEKKIETMAIESTSRFEAIEKQMNHITDVLTRLEDSAIFNRRPGKEIASTSTPQINQVPITISETERSPTQLGYRGIHGTLANRDKMLREIEMPVFSGPLPFDWISRVERFFRFGNYNEEEKLHLVSLSLEGPRMLDRFGGPIDNDPATRLFRLKQEGEIEDYVNEFEALRNQVTGVDEKNLIKVFFNGLKSDMKEVIRMKEPSTTFCSVISSAAGEGRGGYQRQTSGARAATYNNKQQTEPPKLESTANKENAAPQRNNVRPRLQHTDAELDRMRRDKVCFKCKAPWSPAHNKECPNRMLRVLTVINGFELEVLDFVEEEELQAHTTTQVLHTLSLNAYLGIDSLKTTKMRGYIKNQEVIVMLDSGASHNFISPEVVNKLRLKFSADSSLDVLLGNGVTVNALGVCHAVTFQLIQTNFTSDFISLELRNVDVILGIQWLETLGVCEVDWREQVLSFVYGGNKVTLLGEKSLHCTKFSFKSLKPVYTSGKKGGEVPLASSIATSAFPEVRNQLSMILQEYADVFAVPTSLPPVRGKEHAIILKPGVSSVSVRPYRYPHASKIAMEDMVNEILRSGIIRPSTSLFSSPVLLVKKKDGSLRFCVDYRGLNRATVLDKYPIHVIDQLLDELHGAKVFTKLDLRSGYHQIRMMESDIEKTAFRTVEGHYEFLVMPFGLTNAPATFQALMNQVFKPFLRRFVLVFFDDILIYSVDHETHEEHARRVLQDNLALPNFQEVFVIESDASGFGLGAVLMQNKRPIAFFSHALTPREQMKPAYERKLMAIVMAIRKWKHYLLGRKFHVHTDQRSLKFLLEQKEVNMEYQRWLTKILGFDFDIFYKPGPENKVADGLSRSMSVSSLLLALTVPTVLQWEDLYKEIADDTRIQATIKQLLSGELSSKKYQVVDGKLWSKRRLGMYKQIQKYVAACGICQTHKHSTLSPAGLLQPLPIPDLVWDDINMDFIEGLPTSNGFNVILVVIDRLSKFAHFISLKHPFTALDVAKKFVNEVVKLHGTTLKYSTAFHPQTDGQSEVLNRCLETYLRDPPPLLRFEPGSTSNFELERALLERDEALEALKQTLSRAQDIMKQQADKSRREVEFSVGDMVFLKLQPYRQKTVSRRVCQKLAAKFYGPYKVIERIGKTAYKLLLPPEARIHVVFHISQLKLALGPQEQCSLLPPGCVTVDDEVIEPEDVLEKRYNSTGDLELLVQWQGKSALENSWLLYEEFKTRFPSYQLEGKLDFVGRSIDRFKKSYYRRKKGKEAVEEEE